The following coding sequences lie in one Camelina sativa cultivar DH55 unplaced genomic scaffold, Cs unpScaffold01527, whole genome shotgun sequence genomic window:
- the LOC104774100 gene encoding uncharacterized protein LOC104774100 produces MELPIFEGKSPDDWLFRLEKCYASRGIPDYVKIDLAISCLTGSSVTWWRMAYGRQRIGSWKDFMEKFIVRFKPSRGLSALDQLMSIHQKGSVDEYREQFQELAVELPHFSNDVLESAFLRGLRKCIRDQVVRCRPFDLAEIVDTAKMIEHQEAENTSLQSRPSVRSYYSPTHGQATSTSRPVDQWFPGHRCKPQQKLKCLEVAEEDEQYCDAVEVQQGPEGLEADIEEIQEYEDVVVLVDSGATRSFVDYDLVKNLGLSISTTRAFGVRVGGGRILKGKGRVSGTLLGIQGVEIMEELLVIELGSTDLVLGYSWLATLGDTRINWLNRTLSWKIGVKWVTIVGDPSLSKEPISLHSMERVIQHKGKAYLLEVTTLLEGREPQDKKIPEVAVVQELVSRFQSVFEMPQALPPPRKREHAIDLHAGTTPINLRPYRYSFVQKNEIENLVQEMLDAQVIRPNVSPYSSPVLLVKKKDGGWRFCVDYRALNKATIRDRYPIPVIEELLDELQGATVFSKLDLKSGYHQIRMRGSDVEKTAFKTHQGHYEFLVMPFGLTNAPSTFQSIMNDLFRPYLRRFVLGFFYDILVYSPNLQEHLQHLHLVLNLMQQNRFYANAK; encoded by the exons ATGGAGCTTCCGATATTCGAAGGTAAAAGTCCTGACGATTGGTTGTTTAGGTTGGAGAAATGTTACGCTAGTAGAGGAATCCCTGATTACGTAAAGATAGACCTAGCTATTTCTTGTCTTACCGGCTCCTCGGTCACATGGTGGCGTATGGCGTATGGTAGACAGAGGATAGGTAGTTGGAAGGACTTTATGGAGAAATTTATAGTTCGTTTCAAACCTAGCAGAGGGTTGTCAGCTTTAGATCAACTGATGAGCATTCACCAGAAGGGCAGTGTTGATGAGTACCGTGAGCAGTTTCAAGAGTTGGCTGTAGAGTTGCCTCACTTCTCGAATGATGTCTTGGAGTCCGCATTTCTTCGTGGTCTGAGAAAGTGTATCAGGGATCAGGTGGTTCGTTGTAGACCATTCGACTTAGCTGAGATAGTTGATACAGCAAAGATGATTGAACACCAAGAGGCTGAGAATACTAGTCTGCAGTCAAGACCGTCTGTGAGATCTTATTACTCACCTACACATGGTCAAGCCACGAGCACTTCTCGGCCAGTGGATCA GTGGTTTCCGGGTCATCGTTGCAAGCCCCAGCAGAAGTTAAAATGTTTGGAagtggctgaagaggatgagcAGTATTGTGATGCAGTTGAAGTTCAGCAAGGTCCAGAAGGACTGGAAGCTGATATAGAGGAGATACAAGAATATGAG GATGTCGTAGTATTGGTGGATTCTGGAGCCACCCGGAGTTTCGTAGATTATGATCTGGTGAAGAACTTGGGTCTATCCATTTCTACCACACGTGCATTTGGTGTTCGAGTTGGTGGAGGACGGATACTAAAAGGAAAGGGGAGAGTCTCTGGTACCCTGTTGGGAATTCAAGGTGTGGAGATAATGGAAGAGCTTTTGGTGATTGAGCTAGGCAGCACCGATCTGGTTTTGGGATATTCCTGGTTGGCAACTTTAGGAGATACCCGAATAAATTGGCTAAATAGGACCCTGAGTTGGAAGATTGGTGTCAAATGGGTAACTATTGTGGGAGACCCCTCCTTAAGCAAGGAACCGATCTCTCTGCATTCCATGGAAAGAGTTATTCAGCATAAAGGGAAAGCTTATTTGTTGGAGGTGACCACCTTGTTGGAAGGACGAGAACCACAAGATAAGAAAATTCCTGAAGTTGCAGTAGTTCAGGAACTAGTGTCAAGGTTTCAGTCGGTCTTTGAGATGCCCCaagctcttcctcctcctcgaaAAAGAGAACACGCTATTGATCTCCACGCGGGTACTACTCCGATCAACTTAAGGCCTTACCGTTATTCATTTGTCCAGAAGAATGAGATTGAAAATTTGGTACAGGAGATGTTGGATGCTCAAGTGATCAGACCCAATGTTAGTCCCTACTCAAGTCCGGTGTTACtagtaaagaagaaggatggtgGCTGGCGTTTCTGTGTGGATTACCGAGCACTTAACAAGGCTACCATTCGAGACAGATATCCCATTCCGGTCATCGAGGAGTTGCTAGATGAATTACAAGGAGCAACAGTCTTTTCTAAACTGGACCTAAAgtcgggttatcatcaaatACGGATGAGAGGTAGTGATGTGGAGAAGACAGCATTCAAAACGCATCAAGGTCATTACGAGTTCCTTGTAATGCCTtttggtctcaccaatgctccCTCAACTTTCCAGAGCATCATGAATGACCTGTTCAGGCCTTATCTAAGACGGTTTgtattgggttttttttatgACATTCTGGTTTATAGTCCAAATCTCCAAGAGCACTTGCAACACTTGCACCTGGTACTCAATCTGATGCAGCAGAACCGTTTCTACGCCAATGCTAAGTAA